The Elusimicrobiota bacterium genome contains a region encoding:
- a CDS encoding cytochrome c biogenesis protein/redoxin, producing MSQEISVLIAFLGGIASFFSPCILPLVPVYLTFITGLSINNLKDAKDPKKISGEIAFFILGFSFVFVALGASAGTIGSIIFRNQKLLKLLGGIVIILFAFHIIGLIKIKQLEYEKKLHLKNKPMNIFGSFIVGVVFAIGWTPCIGPILASILMVAATRETMLGGVVLLCCYSLGLSLPFIAIALAINKVLGLFDKIKKYFGVISVCSAIVLIAAGVLLIVESFQNGRKKTEYSEEKYTSHFEIESKCKPLKEPSDVQNKPSHPILKKWGNAPDFTLPMLNGKNLTLSDFAGKIIILDFWATWCPPCKAEIPFFVELQNEYKEKLVIVGVCLDRGDMDDVKKFIQKMQVNYPIVVGDRKIVEDYGGISGIPTTFIIDTNGDIKETIVGYRPKEIFENKIKTLLKL from the coding sequence TGCCATTGGTGCCGGTTTATCTTACTTTTATTACCGGTTTGTCAATAAATAATTTGAAAGATGCAAAAGACCCAAAAAAAATTTCTGGAGAAATTGCATTTTTTATTTTAGGGTTTTCATTCGTTTTTGTTGCGCTGGGCGCTTCAGCCGGCACAATAGGCAGTATCATTTTCAGAAACCAAAAATTATTGAAACTACTGGGCGGTATAGTGATTATTTTGTTTGCGTTTCATATCATCGGGCTTATAAAAATAAAACAACTGGAATACGAAAAAAAACTGCACCTGAAAAATAAGCCGATGAATATTTTCGGCTCTTTCATAGTAGGTGTGGTATTCGCTATCGGCTGGACACCTTGCATAGGTCCGATACTGGCTTCCATATTGATGGTCGCAGCAACTCGCGAAACAATGCTTGGTGGTGTGGTATTATTGTGCTGCTATTCGCTGGGATTATCCCTGCCGTTTATCGCAATCGCCTTGGCGATAAATAAGGTTTTGGGTTTGTTTGATAAGATAAAAAAATATTTCGGGGTTATATCCGTCTGTAGTGCAATAGTGCTGATTGCTGCGGGCGTGTTGCTTATAGTTGAAAGTTTTCAGAATGGAAGAAAAAAAACGGAATACTCGGAAGAAAAATACACATCTCATTTTGAAATAGAAAGCAAATGTAAACCCTTAAAGGAACCATCTGATGTTCAAAACAAACCGTCTCATCCAATACTAAAAAAATGGGGGAATGCGCCTGATTTTACTTTGCCAATGCTGAATGGTAAAAATTTAACGCTTTCTGATTTTGCTGGAAAAATAATAATACTGGATTTCTGGGCGACTTGGTGCCCGCCCTGCAAAGCAGAAATTCCGTTTTTTGTAGAATTACAGAATGAATACAAAGAAAAATTGGTTATCGTGGGCGTTTGCTTGGATAGAGGCGACATGGATGATGTCAAAAAATTTATACAAAAAATGCAGGTGAATTATCCAATAGTTGTAGGTGACAGAAAAATAGTTGAAGATTACGGCGGGATATCCGGTATCCCGACCACTTTTATTATTGACACAAATGGCGATATAAAAGAAACCATCGTCGGTTATCGTCCTAAAGAGATATTTGAGAACAAAATCAAAACCTTGTTAAAATTATGA